A window from Gopherus flavomarginatus isolate rGopFla2 chromosome 4, rGopFla2.mat.asm, whole genome shotgun sequence encodes these proteins:
- the CITED2 gene encoding cbp/p300-interacting transactivator 2 gives MADHMMAMNHGRFPDGTSGLHHHPAHRMGMGQFPSPHHHHQQQQHAFSALMGEHIHYGAGNMNANGGIRHAMGPGNVNGGHPPSSMPPTARFNNSQFMAPPVASQGGPLTASMQLQKLNNQYFSHHPYPHNHYMPDLHPANLPMNGTNQHFRDCNPKHSSSSSSGMPPSVPHVPAAMLPPNVIDTDFIDEEVLMSLVIEMGLDRIKELPELWLGQNEFDFMTDFVCKQQPSRVSC, from the coding sequence ATGGCAGACCACATGATGGCCATGAATCATGGGCGATTTCCTGATGGAACCAGCGGGCTTCATCATCACCCTGCACATCGAATGGGGATGGGTCAGTTTCCGAGCCCCCATCACCATCACCAACAGCAGCAACATGCCTTCAGCGCCTTGATGGGCGAGCATATACATTATGGAGCTGGAAATATGAACGCAAATGGCGGGATCAGACATGCAATGGGGCCAGGGAACGTGAACGGGGGGCATCCTCCCAGCAGCATGCCTCCCACGGCACGATTTAATAATTCTCAGTTCATGGCCCCTCCTGTTGCAAGCCAAGGAGGCCCCTTAACGGCCAGCATGCAGCTGCAGAAGCTAAACAACCAGTATTTTAGCCACCATCCGTATCCTCACAACCACTATATGCCGGACTTGCACCCTgcaaatcttccgatgaacggaACAAACCAGCATTTCAGAGACTGCAACCCAAagcatagcagcagcagcagcagcggcatgCCTCCTTCAGTTCCCCATGTCCCTGCAGCAATGCTGCCTCCCAATGTCATAGACACTGACTTCATAGATGAGGAGGTGCTCATGTCCTTAGTCATAGAAATGGGTTTGGACCGCATCAAGGAGCTTcctgagctgtggttgggacAGAACGAGTTTGATTTCATGACAGACTTCGTTTGCAAACAACAGCCCAGCAGAGTGAGCTGCTga